The Peribacillus simplex genome contains a region encoding:
- a CDS encoding sensor domain-containing diguanylate cyclase, with amino-acid sequence MIQQDINYYKNFDSIAKEVLALLAQTIEVNTFFLSLLNPIQSFTIKSFNRNAKLICEGDILPYNMVYCKLVAENGLEPLVIPNLREHELTSGHPATKFIGNGCFMGAPLINEGEIIGTLCAFDIKPHVFKEYDLILIKSLAALISHTILIEKGIIRDPLSGLYNRHFIDNYFDYHKDKTNDEMALLYIDLDHFKFFNDSFGHDAGDDVIKKAAECFLQTVPEGSHVARIGGDEFIVLLHPSHCEDLMKNTQQNAEALLNHLSTMPIHINGNDHFVSASIGISFYPHNGTEMGSLLKKADRSMYMAKESGRKKIQYFHQQ; translated from the coding sequence ATGATTCAGCAAGATATCAACTATTATAAAAATTTCGATTCCATCGCTAAAGAGGTATTAGCACTATTAGCTCAAACCATTGAGGTCAATACATTCTTCCTTTCTTTATTGAATCCCATCCAGAGTTTTACGATTAAATCCTTCAATAGAAATGCAAAGTTAATTTGTGAAGGTGACATCCTTCCTTATAATATGGTTTATTGCAAATTAGTTGCTGAGAATGGCTTGGAACCACTCGTTATCCCGAATTTGAGGGAGCATGAATTGACTAGTGGCCACCCTGCAACGAAGTTTATAGGGAATGGGTGTTTTATGGGAGCTCCCCTAATAAATGAGGGTGAAATCATTGGGACATTATGTGCATTCGACATTAAACCTCATGTTTTTAAAGAATATGATCTGATACTCATTAAGTCTTTGGCAGCTTTGATTAGTCATACCATACTTATTGAAAAAGGGATTATCAGGGATCCTTTGTCAGGTCTATATAATCGGCACTTCATTGATAATTATTTCGATTATCATAAAGATAAAACAAACGATGAAATGGCCCTTCTTTACATCGATCTTGATCATTTTAAATTTTTCAATGATTCCTTTGGTCATGATGCCGGTGACGACGTTATTAAAAAGGCAGCGGAATGTTTTTTGCAAACCGTCCCCGAAGGCAGTCATGTGGCTCGAATCGGAGGTGATGAATTCATTGTATTATTACATCCATCGCATTGTGAAGATTTAATGAAAAACACTCAGCAAAACGCTGAAGCATTACTGAACCATTTATCCACCATGCCCATTCACATTAATGGAAATGATCATTTTGTATCAGCTAGCATAGGGATAAGTTTTTATCCTCATAATGGTACGGAAATGGGATCACTTTTGAAAAAAGCGGACCGTTCCATGTATATGGCTAAAGAGTCTGGACGTAAAAAAATTCAATACTTCCACCAGCAGTGA
- a CDS encoding DUF948 domain-containing protein: MIIQYSVAAIALAFIWLVVFLISTLQKGMVTIGEANQTLAEVRNAIHDLSGESKQLLQTANEITDDVKTKMKTVEPLLDSAQDVGEAIHSVTDSVKKATNGFRTEFTPKKINAIKPKNQFR, translated from the coding sequence TTGATAATTCAATATAGTGTGGCTGCGATCGCTTTAGCCTTCATTTGGTTGGTCGTATTTTTAATCAGTACTCTTCAAAAAGGAATGGTCACGATAGGAGAAGCCAATCAAACATTGGCTGAGGTGAGAAATGCCATCCATGATTTGTCCGGCGAATCGAAACAACTATTGCAAACTGCAAATGAAATCACAGACGATGTAAAAACTAAAATGAAAACGGTTGAACCATTATTGGATTCTGCTCAGGATGTTGGTGAAGCGATACATTCAGTTACAGACTCTGTTAAAAAAGCCACTAACGGTTTCCGTACAGAGTTTACCCCCAAAAAAATCAATGCTATCAAACCCAAAAACCAATTTAGATAA
- a CDS encoding helicase-related protein produces MGKLESIYPIAIENTKEKIIQDMDFYLENQETMPSYSAYISDRTTFIEQIWINVWLNKASNDVPRKEKKAFLSERGFVTEGSDHKLINSMFRNELKKYRPFDGLTWIKKTFADNQEDWEKRYKNAREKFFRRQEEQRLAKQRWKIRARLQEEANSFFESNSLLLYLHVRYYIAGILTKDLKNKPKFQYVDPYLLEEQLVEEGGFQAAEYLMVTDFFEELTGDIHSLIGWGRNRYEYENYFYRYERLVSDFIMKLAPDKYLQHLSAALHHDFFESYGERLTVDALQGILSDELADLSQSCFDELQEEYLSDLLKLEGIPFNETLHEEIYEKDVENRERRKAEVLAEQAKKRAEEQRMIDDIIGKAYTPSLGKKVRYVLHIGETNTGKTHKALEKMKEAESGLYLAPLRLLALEVFDKLNADGVPCSLKTGEEEKAVEGAKHVSSTVEMFHEKDYHEVIVIDEAQMIADKDRGFSWFRAITQANAKEVHIIGSNNIKMMLLNLLNEADLELHEYRREIPLEVEQREFGLKYTKKGDALICFSRRQVLETASRLKESGHNVSMIYGSMPPENRKRQIELFNRGETSVVVATDAIGMGLNLPIRRIVFLENEKFDGTRRRRLTSQEIKQIAGRAGRKGIYDSGKVAFTAEIKIMNKLLEQVDEPVQTFTIAPTSAVFERFQKYYRNLGTFFEMWERFEPPKGTKKASLSEERELYELIRDTEIEARFSLMDLYGFLHIPFSAKEPSLIRQWLETVEAIAENSELPEPIIKTRNLEELELSYKAIGLHLLFLYRMGKRTEAVYWERIREEISDGVHDQLKDEMLNYQKKCKRCGKRLPDDSRFHICDACYHRGLRKTHRYN; encoded by the coding sequence ATGGGAAAATTAGAAAGTATATATCCTATTGCTATAGAGAATACAAAGGAAAAAATAATCCAGGATATGGATTTTTATTTAGAGAATCAGGAGACGATGCCGTCTTATTCAGCTTATATATCAGATAGGACGACTTTTATTGAGCAAATTTGGATAAATGTTTGGCTAAATAAAGCATCAAACGATGTGCCCAGAAAGGAAAAAAAGGCGTTTTTAAGCGAAAGGGGATTTGTAACGGAAGGTTCAGATCATAAGTTGATCAATAGCATGTTCCGGAACGAATTAAAGAAGTATCGCCCGTTTGATGGCTTAACGTGGATTAAAAAAACCTTTGCTGATAATCAAGAAGATTGGGAGAAGAGATATAAAAATGCAAGGGAAAAATTCTTTAGGCGACAAGAAGAACAGCGGCTTGCCAAGCAGCGCTGGAAGATACGCGCAAGGCTGCAAGAAGAGGCCAATAGCTTTTTCGAAAGTAACTCACTTCTTTTATATTTACATGTCAGGTATTACATTGCTGGAATTTTGACAAAAGACCTTAAGAATAAGCCTAAATTCCAATATGTCGATCCATACTTGCTTGAAGAACAATTGGTTGAAGAGGGGGGCTTTCAAGCTGCCGAATACCTAATGGTCACTGATTTTTTTGAAGAGCTGACAGGCGATATTCACTCATTAATCGGTTGGGGAAGGAACCGTTATGAATATGAAAATTACTTCTACAGGTATGAAAGATTAGTTTCGGATTTCATAATGAAATTAGCCCCTGACAAATACTTGCAACATCTATCTGCTGCACTGCATCATGATTTTTTTGAGTCATATGGGGAAAGGCTGACGGTCGATGCCCTTCAAGGTATACTAAGCGATGAATTGGCTGATTTGTCTCAATCCTGTTTTGATGAACTTCAGGAAGAATACCTTTCCGATTTACTGAAGCTTGAAGGAATTCCTTTTAATGAAACATTGCACGAGGAAATATACGAAAAAGACGTGGAGAACAGAGAGAGAAGAAAAGCTGAAGTATTGGCAGAGCAAGCCAAGAAGCGCGCAGAAGAGCAAAGGATGATCGATGACATCATCGGTAAGGCCTATACTCCATCATTAGGAAAAAAAGTAAGATATGTTTTGCATATCGGAGAAACCAATACCGGGAAGACGCATAAGGCCCTGGAGAAAATGAAAGAAGCGGAAAGCGGTTTGTATCTAGCTCCCCTAAGATTGTTGGCTCTTGAGGTATTTGATAAATTAAATGCGGACGGTGTACCTTGTTCATTAAAAACCGGTGAAGAAGAAAAGGCAGTTGAGGGTGCTAAACACGTCTCCAGCACCGTTGAAATGTTTCATGAGAAAGACTATCATGAAGTAATCGTCATAGATGAGGCCCAAATGATTGCCGATAAAGATCGAGGCTTTTCATGGTTCAGGGCAATCACGCAAGCAAATGCCAAAGAAGTACACATAATCGGGAGCAATAATATCAAAATGATGCTTCTGAACCTTCTGAATGAAGCTGATTTAGAACTCCACGAATACAGACGGGAAATACCGCTTGAGGTAGAACAAAGGGAGTTTGGACTGAAGTATACAAAAAAAGGGGATGCCCTCATTTGTTTTTCGAGAAGGCAGGTACTGGAAACCGCGTCCCGGTTAAAAGAGAGTGGACATAATGTCAGCATGATATACGGCAGTATGCCTCCTGAAAATAGAAAACGGCAAATAGAGTTATTCAATCGTGGTGAAACATCAGTTGTCGTTGCCACCGATGCGATTGGTATGGGATTGAACTTGCCTATACGCCGCATCGTCTTTCTTGAAAATGAAAAATTCGACGGGACACGGAGAAGAAGATTGACTTCTCAAGAAATCAAACAAATCGCAGGCCGGGCGGGTAGAAAAGGAATTTATGACTCGGGAAAGGTAGCATTTACAGCAGAGATCAAAATCATGAATAAGTTGCTGGAACAGGTAGATGAACCAGTTCAAACCTTTACTATCGCCCCAACCTCTGCTGTGTTTGAACGTTTTCAAAAATATTACCGGAACCTAGGGACATTTTTCGAAATGTGGGAGAGGTTTGAGCCTCCTAAAGGCACGAAAAAGGCATCTCTATCGGAAGAAAGGGAGCTTTACGAACTGATTCGGGATACTGAAATCGAAGCGCGATTTTCTTTAATGGATTTATATGGTTTCCTGCATATTCCTTTTTCGGCAAAAGAACCTAGTTTGATCAGACAGTGGCTGGAAACGGTCGAAGCGATTGCCGAGAACAGTGAACTTCCTGAACCGATCATCAAGACTAGAAATCTGGAGGAATTGGAGCTATCTTATAAAGCGATAGGTCTTCATCTACTATTTTTATATCGGATGGGTAAGCGGACGGAAGCAGTTTATTGGGAGCGTATCCGTGAAGAAATCAGTGATGGCGTTCATGATCAGTTAAAAGACGAAATGTTGAATTATCAAAAAAAATGCAAGCGATGCGGAAAAAGGCTTCCGGATGACTCACGTTTTCATATATGTGATGCTTGTTATCATAGAGGGCTTAGGAAGACGCACAGATACAATTAA
- a CDS encoding YqaE/Pmp3 family membrane protein: MLYLIAILFPPLAVFLAGKPIQAVFNLILTLFFYVPGLIHAILVVHDKKADKRMKQQAALIAKSKQTTK, encoded by the coding sequence ATTCTTTATTTAATTGCGATTCTTTTCCCTCCATTAGCCGTATTTTTAGCCGGTAAACCCATCCAGGCTGTGTTTAATCTGATCCTCACACTATTTTTTTATGTCCCTGGTTTAATTCATGCAATCTTGGTGGTGCATGATAAAAAAGCTGATAAACGAATGAAGCAGCAAGCAGCACTCATTGCTAAATCGAAACAAACGACAAAGTGA
- a CDS encoding four-helix bundle copper-binding protein, whose amino-acid sequence MSHENYSSVIQILNDCMTACNHCYDACLKEDHVNMMVECIRLDRECADICSYLVQAIGRGTPFISELAAVCAKICESCGNECKKHDLEHCQKCAEACFRCAEECRNLAA is encoded by the coding sequence ATGTCACATGAGAATTATTCATCTGTTATCCAAATATTAAATGATTGTATGACCGCCTGTAATCATTGTTATGACGCATGCTTAAAAGAAGATCATGTAAACATGATGGTGGAGTGCATTCGCTTGGATCGGGAATGTGCGGATATTTGCTCTTACTTAGTACAGGCGATAGGAAGAGGAACACCGTTTATTTCAGAGTTGGCCGCAGTTTGTGCCAAGATTTGTGAAAGCTGTGGAAACGAATGTAAAAAACACGATCTTGAACATTGTCAAAAATGTGCTGAGGCATGCTTTAGATGTGCAGAAGAATGCAGAAATTTAGCCGCTTGA
- a CDS encoding polysaccharide biosynthesis protein, translating into MKSFYKGTLILIVAAFFGECIEFLVNMLLARELHEEGMGLYMSILPIFFLIYVIASLELHISISKFVAENKQAMHYNLIIHALKMAAVVVLVMCIVMPFILSFSSIMDRYHPYIKWLLISLIPIVSFSSIARGYFMGVQQMGKIALSNFLKDIIQFVLLFLMFNLFHFNQEKSLLMAFFVLIGSEFLVFLYLINLLILQMRIMRRGTNSWTTGKHARQKLLAVSLPTMGLRIFHAITNAIQPFLIHTALLSAGFGAVVATEHFGMLTGVAMTIGFFPAFIAHSLMIMLIPNVSNAYKKQDKEKLRVLLQKSMSFTVLYGVPAVIFIYFFAEPLTSLFFSSTSAAYYLKLLCPYFLFHFFVIPMQAYLIGLGLVKDAFIHTVWSHIVAFLMMYILGSQASLNMGGIILGMNTGAVLLTFMHYLTICKKIGISILLTKSRSISIK; encoded by the coding sequence ATGAAGTCTTTTTATAAAGGAACGCTCATTTTGATTGTCGCAGCGTTTTTTGGTGAATGTATCGAATTTTTAGTGAACATGCTCCTGGCCAGGGAATTACACGAAGAGGGCATGGGGCTTTATATGTCCATATTGCCAATTTTCTTTTTGATATATGTGATCGCCAGCCTTGAATTACATATTTCCATTTCGAAATTCGTTGCGGAAAATAAACAGGCAATGCATTATAATCTTATCATTCATGCACTTAAAATGGCTGCAGTCGTGGTATTGGTTATGTGTATAGTCATGCCTTTCATACTTTCCTTCTCATCCATAATGGACAGATACCATCCCTATATTAAATGGCTGCTCATCTCATTGATCCCCATAGTTTCCTTTTCATCGATTGCTAGGGGTTATTTCATGGGTGTCCAGCAAATGGGGAAGATTGCCTTATCCAACTTTTTAAAAGATATCATTCAATTCGTTTTGCTTTTCCTCATGTTTAATTTATTTCATTTTAACCAGGAAAAGTCATTATTGATGGCCTTTTTTGTTTTGATCGGCAGTGAGTTCCTCGTTTTTCTATACTTGATCAACCTTTTGATTCTTCAAATGCGCATCATGAGGCGCGGTACGAACTCGTGGACAACCGGTAAACATGCACGACAAAAGTTATTGGCCGTTTCGCTGCCCACCATGGGGTTAAGGATCTTTCATGCGATAACGAATGCCATCCAACCTTTTTTGATCCATACTGCCCTTCTTTCGGCAGGATTCGGTGCGGTAGTGGCTACAGAGCACTTTGGAATGCTGACTGGTGTTGCGATGACGATTGGCTTCTTTCCGGCCTTTATCGCGCATTCCTTAATGATCATGCTCATTCCGAATGTTTCGAATGCTTACAAGAAGCAGGATAAGGAAAAATTGAGGGTTTTATTGCAAAAATCGATGTCTTTCACCGTATTATATGGAGTTCCGGCTGTGATTTTCATTTATTTCTTTGCGGAACCTTTAACCTCCCTCTTTTTTTCTTCAACATCTGCCGCATACTATTTGAAATTATTATGTCCTTATTTCCTTTTTCATTTTTTTGTCATTCCCATGCAAGCTTATCTCATCGGCCTGGGTTTAGTGAAGGATGCTTTCATCCATACCGTATGGTCCCATATTGTTGCCTTTTTAATGATGTATATTCTAGGGTCTCAGGCTTCTCTTAATATGGGAGGAATCATTTTAGGAATGAATACCGGTGCTGTATTATTAACTTTCATGCACTACTTGACCATTTGTAAAAAAATCGGCATAAGCATCTTACTGACGAAATCAAGATCCATATCGATAAAGTGA
- a CDS encoding DUF948 domain-containing protein, with amino-acid sequence MKMFIKLSVASVSGAVVYLIYNVNQTLRKGMGTLEETNKTLEEVRNAVHGLTQESKQLIHSANQITADVKGKMENVDPLLESAQDVGEMIHNVTNSMKEASLEGRPKDLSTPTVPSTRTETEGVQIIIK; translated from the coding sequence ATGAAAATGTTTATTAAATTAAGTGTGGCCAGTGTCTCCGGAGCCGTCGTGTATTTGATATATAATGTCAACCAGACGCTGCGTAAAGGAATGGGAACGCTCGAAGAAACAAATAAGACACTGGAAGAGGTAAGAAATGCGGTACATGGATTGACGCAAGAGTCCAAACAATTGATCCACTCTGCCAATCAAATTACAGCGGATGTTAAAGGGAAGATGGAAAATGTCGATCCATTGCTGGAATCAGCTCAAGATGTTGGGGAAATGATTCATAATGTAACCAATTCCATGAAAGAAGCGAGTTTGGAAGGCCGCCCTAAGGATTTATCCACTCCGACAGTTCCTTCGACTCGAACTGAAACGGAGGGGGTTCAAATAATAATCAAATAG
- a CDS encoding type II toxin-antitoxin system SpoIISA family toxin, producing the protein MFFRVFVWVVFIALLAYVILSWKYKDKVSKRIEAIRKTWYIIFILGALIYWNFYPMSIFNEWKNFLIMAIVFILIDMFVFLSMYISKIGDNELSYATKAVAESDKLLTDNREKVKNMFHLLKKEGIPEYYQTNKEYLAYLSILLQAYAAKEGMNVKILPFKTEQDKQLVITGHPNLNGSTIRATLEREDTYYNDEEKMALQPVSILMEPYILDVKSESFVSEVDCLLIALLIMMFDMVIKQKPGGEG; encoded by the coding sequence ATGTTTTTCAGAGTCTTTGTATGGGTAGTATTTATTGCTTTATTAGCCTATGTCATTCTTTCTTGGAAATATAAAGACAAGGTAAGTAAAAGGATTGAAGCGATTCGAAAAACCTGGTATATCATTTTTATACTGGGTGCATTGATTTATTGGAATTTCTATCCGATGAGCATTTTTAATGAGTGGAAAAATTTCTTGATTATGGCTATCGTATTCATCCTGATCGATATGTTTGTGTTCTTGAGCATGTATATATCCAAGATTGGCGATAACGAGCTATCCTATGCAACAAAAGCCGTTGCGGAAAGTGACAAACTTTTAACGGATAATAGGGAAAAAGTCAAGAATATGTTTCATCTCCTAAAAAAAGAGGGAATACCTGAGTATTATCAAACGAATAAGGAATATTTGGCTTATTTGAGCATTCTCCTGCAAGCATATGCAGCAAAGGAAGGGATGAATGTGAAAATCCTTCCTTTCAAGACGGAACAGGACAAGCAATTGGTGATAACTGGGCATCCGAACTTGAATGGCAGTACCATTCGTGCTACATTGGAGAGAGAAGATACGTATTATAATGATGAAGAAAAAATGGCTTTGCAGCCTGTAAGCATATTGATGGAACCTTATATCCTTGACGTTAAATCAGAAAGCTTCGTTTCAGAAGTCGATTGTTTATTAATAGCATTATTAATCATGATGTTCGATATGGTCATAAAACAAAAACCAGGTGGTGAAGGATAA
- the rocF gene encoding arginase: MKKEISIIGVPMDLGQTRRGVDMGPSAIRYAGLSERLENIGYTVRDEGDIKVEIQERAQSDIDTNLKNLQDVAEGNEKLSQKVDEIIQSNRFPLVLGGDHSIAIGTLAGLAKHTENLGVIWYDAHGDLNTAETSPSGNIHGMSLAVSLGLGHPALTNIGGYSPKVKPENIVIIGARSLDQGEKELIREKGIKVYTMHEIDRMGMTKVMEESIAYLKERTDLVHLSLDLDGLDPDDAPGVGTPVMGGISYRESHLAMEMLAEANIITSAEFVEINPILDEHNKTAEVAVALMGSLLGEKLLYGAEDHITPDLLAHVK; the protein is encoded by the coding sequence ATGAAGAAGGAAATTTCAATTATTGGTGTTCCAATGGATCTTGGTCAAACTAGAAGAGGAGTGGATATGGGGCCGAGTGCCATAAGATATGCAGGATTGAGTGAAAGACTAGAAAATATTGGCTATACTGTCCGTGATGAAGGTGATATTAAAGTAGAAATACAGGAAAGAGCACAAAGTGATATCGACACAAATTTAAAGAATCTGCAGGACGTAGCAGAAGGTAATGAAAAATTGAGTCAAAAAGTGGATGAAATCATCCAATCCAATCGGTTTCCTTTAGTATTAGGAGGAGATCACAGTATAGCAATCGGGACATTAGCAGGTTTAGCGAAGCATACTGAAAACTTAGGTGTAATATGGTATGATGCACATGGAGATTTAAACACTGCCGAAACTTCCCCATCAGGAAACATACACGGTATGTCCCTAGCCGTAAGTTTGGGTCTTGGCCACCCTGCACTGACTAACATCGGCGGATATTCTCCAAAGGTCAAACCAGAGAACATTGTCATCATTGGTGCCCGTTCTTTAGACCAAGGTGAGAAAGAGTTAATCAGGGAAAAAGGAATTAAAGTCTATACGATGCATGAGATTGATAGAATGGGTATGACAAAAGTGATGGAAGAATCGATCGCCTATCTTAAAGAACGTACGGATCTTGTACATTTATCACTTGACCTTGATGGTCTTGATCCAGATGATGCACCTGGGGTCGGTACGCCTGTAATGGGAGGAATTAGCTACCGTGAAAGCCATCTTGCCATGGAAATGCTGGCTGAAGCTAATATCATTACATCGGCAGAGTTTGTTGAGATAAACCCAATATTGGACGAGCATAATAAAACGGCTGAAGTAGCTGTCGCATTAATGGGCTCATTGCTTGGGGAAAAATTATTATATGGAGCGGAAGATCATATCACTCCTGATTTATTGGCTCATGTTAAATAA
- a CDS encoding DUF3934 family protein, with amino-acid sequence MSKAKAKNGTGKGTGTGTGKKGWNRWKTSANKKKSAKPYVSKGVKHSNDSKTSSHAAGDKTEK; translated from the coding sequence ATGAGTAAAGCTAAGGCTAAGAATGGAACGGGTAAAGGAACGGGCACTGGCACGGGCAAGAAGGGCTGGAATCGTTGGAAAACAAGTGCCAACAAGAAAAAAAGTGCGAAACCATATGTAAGTAAAGGCGTCAAACATTCCAATGACTCAAAAACATCCAGTCATGCTGCAGGTGACAAGACAGAAAAATAA
- a CDS encoding amino acid permease, whose protein sequence is MKTAENQPNELKRSMKARHLFMISIGGCIGTGFFIGSGYTIHEAGAFGAILSYIVGGFIMYLTMLCLGELSVAMPVSGSFQTYATKFIGPGTGFAIGWLYWLGWAVTVALEFLAAGQLMQRWFPESPVWMWCAIFAFLIFSLNALSAKAFGESEFVFSSIKVLAIILFIIVGGAAMFGMIDMKGGQEAPFFSNFFAEGLFPNGISALLITMITVNFSFQGTELIGIAAGESENPEKVIPKSIKQTVWRTLFFFVLSVTVLSAMIPREKASISESPFVVVLDSIGVPYAADIMNFIILTALLSVANSGLYAATRMLYSLSREGMASPKLGLVNKRGIPLNALLITLAIAGLSLLSSVVAADTIFVFLLSLAGLGAQIGWIAISASLLAFRKSYTRQGGKIENLKFKVPLYPFIPILALLTNCIVMISLAFVPEQRMALYCGGAFFLGCYAVYHLRVKKNKTIETPKQEVELNAGKKMVI, encoded by the coding sequence ATGAAAACAGCAGAAAATCAACCAAATGAATTAAAACGGAGCATGAAAGCAAGACATTTATTTATGATTTCAATAGGGGGATGTATTGGTACGGGCTTTTTCATTGGTTCAGGCTATACCATTCATGAAGCAGGAGCCTTCGGTGCTATCCTCTCTTACATAGTCGGCGGCTTCATCATGTATTTAACGATGCTTTGTCTAGGTGAACTATCCGTTGCCATGCCTGTTTCCGGTTCGTTTCAGACATATGCGACTAAGTTCATCGGTCCTGGAACCGGTTTTGCCATCGGATGGCTTTACTGGTTAGGTTGGGCCGTAACAGTTGCTTTAGAGTTTTTGGCGGCAGGACAGCTTATGCAAAGATGGTTTCCTGAATCACCCGTTTGGATGTGGTGTGCAATCTTCGCTTTTCTCATCTTTTCACTAAACGCCTTATCAGCAAAGGCATTTGGAGAATCGGAGTTTGTTTTTTCCAGCATAAAAGTATTGGCCATCATTCTTTTCATCATCGTTGGCGGTGCTGCTATGTTTGGAATGATTGATATGAAAGGTGGACAAGAAGCTCCATTTTTCTCCAACTTTTTCGCTGAGGGTCTTTTCCCCAATGGGATATCGGCCCTGCTAATCACAATGATTACAGTGAACTTTTCCTTCCAGGGCACAGAATTAATCGGAATTGCCGCTGGAGAAAGTGAAAACCCGGAAAAGGTCATACCAAAATCCATCAAACAAACGGTTTGGAGAACCCTTTTCTTCTTTGTTCTTTCGGTCACTGTACTTTCAGCGATGATCCCAAGGGAAAAAGCCAGCATCTCAGAAAGTCCATTCGTTGTTGTACTAGATAGTATCGGAGTTCCGTATGCAGCTGACATCATGAACTTCATCATTCTCACAGCACTATTGTCAGTGGCGAACTCCGGTCTTTATGCTGCGACACGTATGCTCTACTCGCTCTCAAGAGAAGGTATGGCAAGTCCGAAGCTCGGTTTGGTGAATAAGAGAGGGATTCCGCTTAATGCCTTGCTTATCACCCTTGCAATTGCCGGTTTGTCTTTACTTTCAAGTGTAGTAGCTGCAGACACAATATTCGTCTTTCTTCTCTCCCTTGCAGGATTAGGTGCACAAATTGGCTGGATTGCCATATCTGCTAGTCTTCTTGCCTTTAGAAAATCCTATACCCGCCAAGGTGGAAAGATAGAAAATTTGAAATTCAAAGTTCCGCTATACCCATTCATCCCCATTCTTGCCTTACTAACAAACTGCATCGTCATGATCAGTTTAGCGTTTGTTCCTGAGCAGCGAATGGCCCTTTATTGCGGGGGAGCATTCTTCCTTGGATGTTATGCGGTTTATCACTTAAGAGTGAAGAAAAACAAGACCATAGAAACGCCCAAGCAGGAAGTTGAATTAAATGCCGGTAAAAAAATGGTCATTTAA